From the genome of Primulina eburnea isolate SZY01 chromosome 12, ASM2296580v1, whole genome shotgun sequence, one region includes:
- the LOC140807843 gene encoding uncharacterized protein: MESTVFDNVRFEKEKAVARFNQFRRIVKLWQFFELLVVLGLVSWTSARVPAVMKIAGGYFVEFSAYVFNHHVVFIIGNFIIVSLFLIFRRNEEALGQSGGGDGLYDDYVKHSVAIHQREPPPPPGNMVPAVDDFAALGDDEKQIVVCSEEIKANPKPDEVATAIEEATRQIQRFQRTQSEKLKREITVRPRLELRRSETEKYQSKENSETEFFESSEIDTLSGDEFRRTVEAFIDKHWSKKSNSPNQFENRGNDHLIKTTQ; this comes from the coding sequence ATGGAATCAACGGTGTTCGATAATGTCAGGTTTGAGAAGGAGAAGGCGGTGGCCAGGTTCAATCAATTTCGCAGAATCGTGAAGCTGTGGCAGTTTTTCGAACTTTTGGTAGTTCTGGGGCTGGTTTCGTGGACCTCTGCGCGTGTTCCGGCGGTTATGAAAATTGCGGGCGGGTATTTTGTGGAGTTCTCAGCATATGTGTTCAATCACCACGTTGTTTTCATCATCGGGAATTTCATTATCGTATCGCTGTTTCTGATTTTTCGGCGAAACGAAGAAGCGTTGGGTCAATCTGGAGGCGGCGATGGTTTGTACGATGATTACGTGAAACACAGCGTGGCGATCCATCAGCGGGAGCCTCCTCCTCCTCCAGGAAATATGGTCCCAGCGGTGGATGACTTCGCCGCCCTTGGAGATGACGAGAAGCAGATTGTAGTATGCTCGGAGGAAATCAAGGCGAATCCGAAACCCGACGAGGTGGCGACTgcgatcgaagaggctacgagACAAATACAGAGGTTCCAGAGGACGCAATCGGAGAAACTGAAGCGTGAGATCACAGTGAGGCCGAGGCTGGAGCTCCGAAGGTCGGAAACGGAGAAATACCAGAGCAAGGAGAACTCCGAAACAGAGTTTTTCGAATCGTCGGAGATCGACACTCTGAGTGGCGACGAGTTCCGGCGTACCGTCGAGGCTTTCATCGATAAACACTGGAGCAAAAAGAGCAACTCACCGAATCAATTCGAAAACCGGGGGAATGATCACTTGATAAAAACGACACAATAA